In Cystobacter fuscus DSM 2262, the genomic stretch CTTGAACAGGCTGAGCACCGTGCCGATGGCGCTCAGTGCCGAGCCCGCGGCACTGCCGAGCAAGCCCATATAGGCCACCTTCTGCACCCGTTCGCGCACCCGGCTCTCCACGACGCCCTGGTTGTTCTTCGGGTTGTCTCCTGGCTGCCAGGCGCGCCAGGTGTCGTGGTACACGTAGAAGGACTCGGTGAAGCCCACGTCCAGCTTGTTGTCGGAGAAGCCGGTGATGTACTGGCCGATCCGCTCCGGGATGATCCTGTTCTCCATCCGGGCCGTCACCGTGCTCTGGACCGCGCCCTTCGACGGGTCGAAGCCCATCTGGCCGACGATGCTCTCCACGGAGCTGCCCACCAGGGAGGTGATCATGCCGAGCATTCCGCCCACCCCCGCGCTCGAGCCGACGCCCGACATCGAGCCGGCGACCGGCGCGGGTTTGTCGCTGGCGGAGAAGGAGAGGGTGAGCTTGTTGCGGAAGCCCGAGCCGAGCGCCACGCCCGAGTCCGAGCCATTGAGATCCTGATAGCGGCTCTGGGCCTCGGAGGTGATCTGCCCCAGGTCCTTGCGCGCCGTGCGCTCGAAGGCGATGAAGCGCGCCGCCTCGGCGACCTTGATGCGCACCCGGAGGACTTCCCAGAAGTAGTTGGACCACAGCACGAGCACCACGAGCAGTGGCGCCATGATGGCGAACTCGACCGTCGAGCTGCCCCGGCGGGCCGGGCGGCGGCGCGTCCGGAGGTTCGCGCGGGGGTGGGCAAGGGAATGGTTCATGGCCCGGGTCTCCATCAGTAGTTGAGCGACGAGCGCTGGATGGTGTCCCAGTCGTCCATGACTCCCACCATCGCGTCCACGAGCTGCTTTTCCCAGTGCGTGCTGATTGGCGCGAGGCGGGCCGTCCACAGGGGATTGTAGAAGTTGGGCTCTTCCTTCCAGTCGCCAGGGCGATGATAGATGGCGCGTCCCACCGACATGGCGAGCATGCCCCCCGTCATGTCGGCGAAGATCTGATCACCCGTCTCCTTCTGGGTCATGTCGAGTTTCCCCTCCATGAATTTGGTCTTGAGCTGGAAGACCTTGCGCGCCTCGATCACGTTCTTGCTGGCGAACACCACGTTGCACGGGTAGCCGAAGTGGTAGGTCCACGGAGAATAGTAGCTCGGATCGGCGAGGATGAAGGGCGTGATGCCCTGCCACGTATGATGATCGTCTGACTTCGAGCCGTTCGCCTCATGGAAGCCCCCGTCCTTGTTCGCCGCGACGCGGACCTTGTAATCGAATTTGAAGATCGTCTTGGTAATGCCGAAGCAGGGGGCCTTCACCCGGATCCTGATGTCGTCCGAGGCGAAGAGCTCGTCCCTGCGCTCCTCCGCGACGAAGCTCTTGATCTGCGAGTCCGCCACCTTGTTGATGCTGATCCCTATCCCGAGGCAGATGTTGATGTTCCATCGGCGGCCGATCAACATGGGCCCCTCGCCCTCGGCGGTCCACTTCTTGCGCACGCCGTTGGCGATGTTGCCCATGAGCAGGCGGTACTTCGCCATGTTGGGATCGCTCAACGTGTTGCTGTTGTTCAGCAGCTTCTTGCGCTCTTTCAGCCCGGTGTCCCCAATGCTGGAAGGGGCGTTCGAGCTCGGGCCGTCATCCAACACGTGCAGGAAGTTGGTCGCGTTGGTCTCCTTCATGATGTCGAAGAGATCTTGTCCGAGCTGGCCGCCCTGGCCCGACGTGAAGAAGCCGTATTTGGCCTTGGGATCCGTCCCCGTGAATGGCTCGCTTGCTTGCGCGTTGTAGATGTTCATGTACGTGGACATCAGCAGCGCCTCCTGGGCCAGCCATAACCCTATGTTGATGAAGGTGATGACGGGAATGATCGCCCGGGTCAGGATGTCCACGATCTTGACCCAGGCATCGATGGCTTGCTCGACGGCCGCGAAGATGGCGCCGATCGCGGGGATGTACTTGAGGTACTTCGCGGCGGTGCCCACCGTCTTCTGCAGGTAGAGGGCATGGCTCACGTAGGACATCAGCGTGAGCATGGCCGAGTAGTGCACCACCATCGCGCGGTTGGTGTAGGCCAGGAAGTTATAGGTCCGCGCCTGCGTGACGGCGATGGAGTAGGACTGGGCGTCCGCGGCGTCCTGCGCCTTGATCTTCGAGTAGACACCGTGACCGATGCTCACCGAGGTCATCACCATGACGGCCAGGATGAGCATGGCGATCGCGCCGATGATCATGGCCTGTCCGCGCTCGTCGCGGCGCATCTTGCGAATCAGACGGAACATTAGAGGCTCCTCGTCATTCGTCCACCGCGCAGGGGCTGACGTGTTTCTGCATCATGTTGGACTGCATGCGCATGGAATAGTTCGCGCTCAGGGGGATGATGTACTTGCGCTTGTCCAGGGCGAGGCCGGAGATGAGCTTGTAGTCACCCTTCTGGCGGCTCGTCTTGCCCTTGTTCGCGCCCAGCTTCTCCAGGGCCCGGTGGGAGGCTTCGCCCCCCAGACGCTGGTTCTCGAACTGGAGGCCCCTGAGCTTGTCCAGGGACTCGAAGCCCATGAACCAGCCGTGGATGAGCCAGTTGGCGAAGGGGATGCGCATCTCGTAGAAATAGGTGATGCGCACCGTCAGCAGGTTGGCGCGGACGATGGTGTCGTCGCGTACGTCGTCGTAGTCGATCTCCTGCGACATCATGGCGTCGCCATAGGAGGAGAAGAGCCCCGAGATCTGGCTCCGCTTGGGGTTGAGCACCTCCACGCGCACCTTCTCGAGCTTGGTGCCGCTGTGGAAGAGCACCGGGTCGGTCGTTCCCTTGACGGCGTACTCCTTGTAGGCCGCGATCGCTCTTTCCAGATCGTCGACCCGGCCCGACTCTCCCGAGGGCCTGGGCCCCAGCGTGGGCAGCACGGCGAAGTACGCCGCGTTGCGCATCAACTCACAGTGCCCGTGGTTGACGATTCCCGCCCGCGCGGAGCGGTAGGCCGCGTACTCCGTCATCAGCCGCGCCTGATACATCATTCCCAGCTGGATGATGCCCAGCACCATGAACACCATCATGGGGAGGATGAGCGCCGCCTCGACGGCCGCTTGACCCGATTCCCGGGAAGATGTGGGGGTCATCTTCATAGTGGGCGCCAATTTCCCTTGGAGGGGACGATGTAGGGCATCCGTCAACTGGCCGAGCACATCGTTTCAGGGCCCGCCTGTCCACTTCCTGCCCGTCGGGGCGACTTCCTCCGTCCTTTCCGGACCCCGCCGCGAGAGGGTATGGACTCGGGGCATGAAGGATGCAGAAGTCCAGACCCCCCCCGCCGAAGTGCCCCCCCCGCCCTCCCTCGACGAGGTGCGCCGGTGCACGCAACTGCTCGAGAGCCTGGTCGGGGATCGCCGCCTGCTCATGGCCATCCCCGAGGAGGAACGGATCGCGCTGCTGACCGCCGCGGGCCACGTGGTGCACCCGGATCGGGAAACGAAGGTGCGGCTCGTCAAGGCGCTCCGGCGCGAGCGCAAGGAGGCGAAGCGCGAGCACGACCGGGGGCTGCGCGCGGGGACGGAGATCCGCTCGCTGCGCCGGAGCGCCGTCTTCACGGTGCCGCTGCTTCCGCCGCCGCCCTCGGAGGGGCCGGAGCGGCTGCTCGAGGTCGCGCGCAGGTGCTACGTGTGCAAGGCGGAGTTCCGCAAGCTGCACTTCTTCTACGACTCCATGTGCGGGGCGTGCGCGGACTTCAACTACGCCAAGCGAACCCAGCGGGCGCCCCTGTCCGGACAGGTGGCGCTCATCACCGGGGCGCGCGTGAAGATTGGCTATCAGGCGTCGCTGATGCTGCTTCGCTCGGGGGCGCGGGTGATCGCCACCACGCGGTTTCCCAAGGACGCGGCGCGGCGCTACCTGCGCGAGCCCGACTTCGCGGAGTGGTCACACCGGCTGCACGTGCACGGGTTGGATCTGCGCCACGCCCCCAGTGTCGAGCTGTTCGCGCGGCACGTCGAGCAGACGCACCACCGGTTGGACATCCTCATCAACAACGCGGCGCAGACCGTGCGCCGTCCCCCCGGCTTCTACGCGCACCTGCTCCAGGGGGAGCTGCTCCCCGTCGACGAACTCCCGGTGGAGGCGCGCCCGCTGCTCGCCGGACATGAGACGTGCGTCGCCGGGCTGCGTCCCCTCCTGGGGGAGGGGACCCAGGCGCTCGAGCCCACGTGGCGCAGCGCCGATCCCGCGCTCGGCATCCACTCGTCCGCCGCGCTGTCGCTGCTGCCGTACGCCCTCGAGCAGGAGGGGGACACGCGCGCCCTCTTCCCCGAGGGCCGGCTGGACGCGGACCTTCAGCAGGTGGACTTGCGGCAGATGAATTCCTGGCGGATGCGGCTCGCGGACGTGTCCACGGCGGAGATGCTCGAGGTGCACCTGGTGAACGCGGTGGCGCCCTTCATCCTCTGCGGGAAGCTCAAGCCGCTGATGATGCGCGAGCGCTCCAAGCCCGGCCACATCGTGAACGTCTCCGCCATGGAGGGCAGCTTCTCGCGCGGGACGAAGACGGACAAACACCCGCACACCAACATGGCCAAGGCCGCGCTGAACATGATGACGCTGACCTCGGCGCCCGACTACGCCAAGGACGGCATCTTCATGAACGCGGTGGATACCGGCTGGATCACCGACGAGGACCCGGCGGTCTTCGCCGAGCGCAAGCAGCGGGAGACGGATTTCCAGCCGCCGCTGGACATCGTCGACGGAGCGGCGCGCGTGGTGGATCCGGTCATCTCCTCGGTGAACAGTGGCCAGTACGTGTGGGGCAACTTCTTCAAGGACTACCGCCACACGCAGTGGTGAGGCGCGTCAGCGGTGGGGCAGCGAGAGGTAGTGGGCGCCCAGCTCCGTCAGGGTGCCCGGCGCGCCCAGCAGGCTCGCGAAGCACGGGTCATTCGTCCACCGGCCGGTGAACCAGGCGTAGCGGAACACGTCGTCGCGGCTCTCGCAGACGGCGACCATGTCCGCCATCTGGGCCTTCTGCTTGGCCACCGAGTCGATCTGCGCGCCATCCTTCTGGCTGTGGCAGTTGGCGAACTCCGTGACCCAGAAGGGCTTGCCGTACTTCTTGAGCCGATCGAGCTGGCCCGCGAGCCCGTAGTCGTACCAGTGGAAGGCGAGGTAATCGATGCGTGGCGCGCGGTTGCCGTTCGCCCCGCGGTAGGCCGCGTAGAAGGCATCCAGCCAGACCACCGGATCCGAGTAGCCCTCGAGGGTGCCCCAGTTCATCGCGGGGCCCACCAGCTTCACCCCCGTGTTCGCGGCGACGCTCTCGTAGCGGGGCCATAGCTTCGCCGCGTCCTGGGGCGACATCCTGGCCTGATCATTGAGGTTGGGCTCGTTGAGCAGCAGCAGGTACTGGATCTCCGGATGGGCCTTGAGGAAGGACTCGGTGCTCGCGGCGTCGAAGTTGCCGTTCCACAGCATGGGGATGAAGTCCATGCCGTAGCGGGCGCGGTAGTCCGAGGGGATGTTCGCGTGGGGCCGGGTGCTCCAGTTGTACCACCAGCTCACCCCGGGAGCGACGGCGGCCAGATCCGCGGGCGCCGCGAAGTCGAAGGCGATTCCGCGCTTGGCGCTCTTGGTCACCACCGGCTGGGTTCCCCCGTCTCCCCCGGTGGGGGGAGTGCCCGTGTCATCCGGGGGCGTGCCCGTGTTGGAAGGACTCGCACCACAGCCCAACAGCAGGAATGCCGTGATGCACGCCGACGCGACCAGGGATTTCATATGTCTTCACCTTCGACCGGGAGGAAGCGCGCATCATCCCCACCTCCGGATGCCGCGACAAGCGTGTTGGAATTCCAGCGATGGCCACACCCGGGGAGCGGATCCGCTCGGGGCCCGAGGCCTTTTTTTGCGTGGGGCCCGGCGCGGGGATAGCAGTCCTCGTATGTCAGTGACCGCGGAGTTGCTCGAAGCCGTCCGGGAGGAAGCGCGCCCGGACACCTGGTCCGCGGGTATGGGCCTGGCCCGCGCGGGTGCCGTCTCGGTGCAGTCCGTCGGAGAGGAAGAGGCCGTCCTGCGGGTGCGCGCCGCGGGCAGGCCGGCGCCCCTGACCACCGTGCTCTACCCGGAGGACGAGATCTGGGAGTGTGACTGCCGCGGCCGGGTGGATCCCTGCGAGCACGTGGTGGCGGCGGCCATCGTCCTCCACCAATCGCGGACCCAGGCCGCCGCCGCGCCGCGTCCCGCCGCTCGGCCCATGCCCGCTCCCAACCGGCTCGCTCCGAACCGGCCCGCTCCCGCCCAGGCCCCCGCGGCCCAGGCCGCTGCGCGCCCAGGCACCGCGCCGAAGCCGGAGCGCATGGTGTACCGCTTCAAGCGCGTGGACGGAGGACTGCAACTCGAGCGCCTGCTGGTGCGTCCGGACAACACCGCGCGGTTGCTCGCGCGCAGTCTGGCGTCGCTGATGGCCAACCCCGTGGAGGCGGCGCGGATCCACGTGGAGCCGTGCGATCTGCTCGCGGACAAGCTGCTGGCGCGGCCCACGAAGGGCGCGCTTCCTCCCGAGCGGCTCGGCGCGCTGCTGCGCGTGCTGGAGCCCGCGCGCACGGTGATCTTCGACGGCGCGCTGGTGTCCGTGTCGAGCGAGCCCCTCCTGCCGCGCGTCACCGTGGAGGACCGTGGAGAGCAGACGGTGCTGAAGATCGAGAAGGATCCGCGCATCACCGAGGTGGTGAGTGCCGGGGTGGCGGTGTGCGGGGGCGCGCTCTGTCCGCTCGGCGAGCAGGGCCTCACCGGCGCGTGGCTGGAGAGCCTGCCGCAGGAGAAGGTCTTCTCGCCCGCGCAGATGGGGGATTTCACCGGCAAGGTGCTGCCGGACCTCGCGCGGCGCATGCCGGTGGACGTGAAGAGCCAGCGGCTGCCGCCCATCGATCGCACGCTCGAGCCGCGCATCTCCGTGGAGCTGAATCAGCTCGACTCCGGGCTGTCGGTGCTGCCCACCCTGGTGTACGGCGCGCCGCCCTCGGTGCGCATCGACAACGGGCGCATGGTGTATCTCAAGGGCGCGGTGCCCGTGCGCGACGAGGCCGCCGAGCAGAAGCTCATCCACCAGTTGCGCGACGAGCTGAACATGGTGCCCGGCCGGCGCGTGACGGTGCAGGGCAAGGAGGCGGTGCAGCTCGCCGACAAGCTGCGGCGTTGGCGGGGCGACCTCACCGGCGACGCGGCGCGCGTGGTGAGTCCCGACGTGCAGCTGCGCCCCGTGCTGTCGGTGGACGCGGGCGCCACGCGGGATGGGGTGCCCCAGGTGGGCTTCTCGTTCGACTTCCAGGTGGAGGGCGCGGGGGATGGCGCGCCCCGCTCGGTGGACGCGGGCGCGGTGATGCGCGCGTGGGAGGAGGGGCTCGGTCTGGTGCCGCTGGAGGGTGGCGGATGGGCCCCCCTGCCCACCGAGTGGCTGAAGACGCACGGCCAGCGCGTGGCGGAACTGCTGTCCGCGCGGGGGAAGGATGGGCGGCTCGCCAACCACGCCATTCCTCAGCTCACCGGGCTGTGCGAGGCGCTGGAGCACCCCCCTCCGCCGGGGCTCGAGCGGCTGGCGCCCCTGGTCCAGGGCTTCGAGAAGCTGCCGGACGCGCGGCTGCCCGAGGATCTCACCGCCACGTTGCGCCCCTACCAGCTCCAGGGCCTGAGCTGGCTCACCTTCCTGCGGCAGGCGGGACTGGGCGGCGTGCTCGCGGACGACATGGGTCTGGGCAAGACGTTGCAGACGATCTGCACGCTGGGGCCGGGCTCGTTGGTGGTGGCGCCCACGAGCGTGCTGCCCAACTGGGAGGCGGAGGTGAAGCGCTTCCGTCCCTCGTTGAAGGTGTCCGTCTATCACGGCCCCGGCCGCGTCCTGGACGAGACGGCCGACGTGACGCTCACCACCTACGCGCTGCTGCGCCTGGACGCGGAGGTGCTGGGCGCGAAGGAGTGGGACACGGTGGTGCTGGACGAGGCCCAGGCCATCAAGAACCCGGACAGCCAGGTGGCGCGCGCGGCGTACGGGCTACAGGCCGCCTTCCGGGTGGCCTTGAGCGGCACGCCCATCGAGAACCGGCTCGAGGAGCTCTGGAGCCTGATGCACTTCACCAACCAGGGGCTGCTCGGCGGGCGCAAGGAGTTCGAGGAGCGGTGGTCGCGGCCCGTGTCGGACAACCAGAAGGGCGCGGCCGAGCGGTTGCGCGCGCGCATCCGTCCCTTCGTCCTGCGCAGGCTCAAGCGGGACGTGGCGCCCGAGCTGCCGCCGCGCACCGAGTCCGTGCGGCACGTGACCCTGAGCGAGCGGGAGCGCGCCGTCTATGACGCGGTGTACGCCGCCACGCGCGAGGAGGTGGTGTCCCAGCTCGAGGAGGGGGGCAGCGTGCTCAAGGCGCTGGAGGCGCTGCTGCGGCTGCGCCAGGCGGCGTGCCACCCCGCGCTCGTGCCGGGACAGCAGGCGAAGACGTCCTCCAAGGTGGAGGCGCTCATCGAGGCCCTCGGCACCGCGGTGGCGGATGGGCACAAGGCGCTCGTCTTCTCGCAGTGGACGTCCATGTTGGATCTCATCGAGCCGGCGCTGCGGGAGGCGGGCATCGGCTTCATCCGGCTGGATGGGAGCACGGCCAATCGCGGTGGCGTGGCCGAGCGGTTCCAGGATCCGGAGGGCCCACCGGTGATGTTGATTTCGCTCAAGGCGGGCGCCACGGGACTCAACCTCACGGCGGCGGACCACGTCTTCCTGGTGGACCCGTGGTGGAACCCGTCGGTGGAGGCGCAGGCGGCGGACCGCGCGCACCGCATCGGCCAGCAGCGGCCGGTGATGGTGTACCGGCTGGTGTCCCGGGGCACGGTGGAGGAGAAGATCCTCACCCTGCAGGAGAAGAAGCGGGCGCTCTTCGAGTCCGCGCTCGGCGGAGCCTCGGGGGGAGCGGCCATCACCCGGGCGGACCTCATGCAACTGCTCGACTGAAGAGTGATCAGGCGATGTTGGCGACTTTATTTATTTCCAGCGCCTTGACGTCCCAACTCCCTGTCCCAAGCGGATAACTGCGCGGACACCGTGTATTTTTCAGCGCCGGAGAGCGAGACGAACTTCTCCGGGGGAAGCGCGGAGAGGCGCTCGCGCAGGAAGCCCGGATCGCGGAGCACCTCGGGGTGCTTCAAGTCGTTGTCCCCTTCCACGATGAGGGGAATCACCCGGAGCACTGCCTCCAGGCATTCCTCGCGGGTCGCGTGAGCCACGCGCTCCACCGTCAGCGCCAGGTGCTCGCGGAGCGGGGCGGGGCCCCCGGGGCACCATGCCTCCAGGGTCTTGCGCCAGACGTCATCCATGAGCGCTTCCAGCGTGTAGTCGTCATCGAACGACCAGAACGCATAGCGAGGGCCCTGGAGCACGTCCCAGAAGCGGAGCACGGAAGCGAGCCGGTCCGCTATGCGCCTGGCGCTTCGCGGTGGCGGCGGAGACACGGCATGGTAGAGCGCCCCCCAAGGCGTGTTCAGGCAGAAGGTCTCGAAGGCGGCCCTCGCGTGCAGGCGCTCCTCTTCTTGTACGCCTTCATTCAAGTCCAGGAAAATGCCGACGAACATGTGCATCCGCCAGCAGTCCCGAGGCGCACCAAATTCGGCCCCCGAGTGCATCACCAGCACCTCACCGGGCTGCATCTGGCGCAGCTGCCGGGGCTGGGGGAAGGCACCGGTCTTGATGTACTCCCGAGCCCACCACTTGCCTTCGGCTCTCACTTTACGGCGGATGGTGGCAATGGTGCCGTAGAGCCACGCTGGAAACTCAAGTACCGTGGACGGGTTCGTCGTCATGGCCTCTCGCCCTACCATCGCGGCCAGGAATTCCTCAAGCGCCTGACCCGCCCGTTCAACGGCAGTCGCCAGGCAGGTAGACCTGGCCCTGGAAGCCCTTGGGGCGTTCACCCCCTTCATAGGCAACCCGGATGGCCTGCTCGGCCAGCTCTCCGTGCTGTTCTATTTCTTCCCTGGGCAAGGGCTCTTCCTTTTGGGCCGCCCGCTCCTGACAATTGCCAGAGCGCTCCCCCGTTCTCGAAGTCGATGAAGAGGGAGCCCTCGAAACCGGTGCCTCCCACGAGCTTCTTGTCAGGGTCGACGGCCTTGTTGAGGGCCGCCAGATAGCGCCCAGCGCGTTGAGCACCAGGTGCCGGTCCATGGTCTCGCTCATGGACCAACCCACAACCTTGCGCGAGAACAGGTCGAGCACCACCGCCAGGTACAGCTACCCCTCGCGCGTGCCCACGTAGGTGATGTCCGTCGCCCAGGTGGTGTTGGGTTGCGCGGGAGAGAAATCCCTCGCGAGCACATTGGGCGCTATGGGCTGACGGTGACGCGAGTCCGTCGTGCACACGTAGCGTCGTCGTCTGCGCGCGGCCAGGCCCTGCTCACGCATGAGTCGCACCACGCGCTTGCGGCTCACCCGCTGGCCGCGGGCGCGCAACTCCGCATGCACTCGCGGGCTGCCGTACGTGCGGCGACTGTCCTGGTGCACCCGAGTGACTTCCTCGGCCAGCACCCGGTCCGACGCGTGCCGCGCTGACTCCGGGCGCTCTTGCCAAGCGTAATAACCCGAGCGCGACACGCCCAGCTGCCGGCACATGAACTTCACGGGAACGTGGGCCTTCTGCGCGTCTATCAGCTCGAACTTCACGTCGAGCCCTCCTTCGCGAAGAAGGCCGCCGCTTTTTTTAAGAAGTCGCGCTCCATCGTCAGCTGACGCACCTCCTTGCGCAGTCGCGCGAACTCCTCCCGCTCAGCCGTGGTGAGCACTCCCGCCGGGCCCTTGCCCTCGTCCACCTCCGCCTGCTTCACCCAGTTGCGCAGAGCCGAGTCCGTCAGGTCCAAGTCCTTGGCCACTGGGGGACGCTCTTGCCTCCCTCGCGCACCAGCCGGACCGCCTCGGCCTTGAACTCCGCGTTGAAGCTCCGTCTTTTTCTTCGCTCCATGGACACTACCTCCCGTGTAGCCGACTTACGAGGTATGTCCACAAAAGCGGATCAGTCCCATGAGGCGAGGTTCCGAGGTTCGTGGACCCTCCGGAACGGGGACTTGGCTTCGCTGACTGAGCCAGTGGGGTTTAGTTCCAAGGTGGGCCTACACTAGAAGATCAGGGGGTACAAAGCTGACAACCGGGATATGCTGCGCTCGAACTGAAGGAGGCTGTAATGACCAGCAAGCCTTGGGAATGGCAGGAATCGGATCTCCAGAACCTCGTGGGACAGCAGGAGTCTTCACGTCTTGAATTTAAATCGAAGAAGCTTCTGGATGAGCATCATAAGAACGCCAAGAAGCTAGCTGACATCTTGACACCCGAGGTGTCGGCCTTCGCCAATTCAGAAGGCGGCACAATCGTCATAGGCATTGAGGAGGAAAAGAAAGGGAAAGGCGGGAGGTACGCTGTTGCCCTGGAGGGAGTCGGCACAGAACTGATTTCCCCAGAATGGCTTCAACAAGTAATCGAGAGCAACCTCAGACCCTATTTGCCCGGCCTCAGGCTCAAGAGAGTTGTAATGGCAGAAGGGACTCAGGTTGCATATGTCATTAGTGTTCCGCGTGGTTCCACTGCCTACCAAGCCTCAGATTTCCTGTATTATGGTCGGTCGGAGTTCGAGGCCAAGCCCTTGCCGGACCACGAGATTCGCCTGCGGATGATGCAGGGACGCGTTCCACGAGCCCGTATTGTTGTTTGTAACGTAAGTCAGACAGCTTCCGCCGAAGAGAAGGATCAGAAGGCGCGGGCTCTGGTTGCGGGCATTGAAGATCCTGTGGAAAAGGGAATCCGGCTGATAGAGTCTGGGTGGGATGGTCCGGCCTTATATGACGAGTACAAAGTAGACCTCGCACTCATGAACGAGGGTGAGCTTACAATCCGAGACTTTCTGGCGCGGGTTCATCTGTCGTGCTCCCCGGAATTCGATATTCATGATGACAGTGGACGCAAGGTGAATGAAATAATTCTTCGCCTTCAAAGCGACCTAAATGTACTCAACGTCGGCACGGCCACATACCACCCAGGAGAGAAAAAGGTTTTTCCTGGTAGTGCTCATCAAATTGGCGCGTGCATGTTGGTGGTCCCTAAAGGGAAGGCGATCGCGGCAGGCAATTTCAAAGCGAACTGGCGAGTGTATATGGACGATACGCAACCGATCTTTGACGAGATGGAACTTGGGCTGGAATGCGAGCATTGGCTTGCGCGTGGGAAATAGGCTATTCCTCTTGGGAATGGGGGAGCCCTAAACGTGATGATGCAAGCATCGGGAAAAGAGCGACTGAATTCCTTCGGAGTAATCGATAATCAGAAAGCTACCGCCACATACAAAAGCCACAGGGATGGATTTCCCAAGCCCCGGCCCTTTGACACCGCGTCGCGCGCAAGAGTGGCCGAGCACGGGCGGCGCAACCTGGAGGTGAGCCGCACGAGCCAGCAAAGCTCATGGAGGCGTGGCTGCTGCTGGGGATGTTACGGTAGCCGAGGTCCGAGAGGCGCCGTGAAACGACTGGGAAGGTGCCTCCAAAGCCACCCCTTCAGCTTTCAGCAGGACTCCGTGTTGAGCATGGGACTACAGTCGAGAGCACGCTTGGTTCGATCGCTTCAGTCAGTGCCGCTTGGGGACATGAAGG encodes the following:
- a CDS encoding TadE family protein; translation: MNHSLAHPRANLRTRRRPARRGSSTVEFAIMAPLLVVLVLWSNYFWEVLRVRIKVAEAARFIAFERTARKDLGQITSEAQSRYQDLNGSDSGVALGSGFRNKLTLSFSASDKPAPVAGSMSGVGSSAGVGGMLGMITSLVGSSVESIVGQMGFDPSKGAVQSTVTARMENRIIPERIGQYITGFSDNKLDVGFTESFYVYHDTWRAWQPGDNPKNNQGVVESRVRERVQKVAYMGLLGSAAGSALSAIGTVLSLFKLEYPFNNDFINKAVLVRKVSDNGYFPAPSPAGNRPTRTVPGDILQAAYWESDDQACFNSCEPDEIKNKRGVKNGGGRDDNWPMRAYQCRGNFFQGASKSDEPESVYSQVGNLSLSQSYFRYDGNACAEDPNASNH
- a CDS encoding TadE/TadG family type IV pilus assembly protein is translated as MFRLIRKMRRDERGQAMIIGAIAMLILAVMVMTSVSIGHGVYSKIKAQDAADAQSYSIAVTQARTYNFLAYTNRAMVVHYSAMLTLMSYVSHALYLQKTVGTAAKYLKYIPAIGAIFAAVEQAIDAWVKIVDILTRAIIPVITFINIGLWLAQEALLMSTYMNIYNAQASEPFTGTDPKAKYGFFTSGQGGQLGQDLFDIMKETNATNFLHVLDDGPSSNAPSSIGDTGLKERKKLLNNSNTLSDPNMAKYRLLMGNIANGVRKKWTAEGEGPMLIGRRWNINICLGIGISINKVADSQIKSFVAEERRDELFASDDIRIRVKAPCFGITKTIFKFDYKVRVAANKDGGFHEANGSKSDDHHTWQGITPFILADPSYYSPWTYHFGYPCNVVFASKNVIEARKVFQLKTKFMEGKLDMTQKETGDQIFADMTGGMLAMSVGRAIYHRPGDWKEEPNFYNPLWTARLAPISTHWEKQLVDAMVGVMDDWDTIQRSSLNY
- a CDS encoding TadE family protein, translated to MKMTPTSSRESGQAAVEAALILPMMVFMVLGIIQLGMMYQARLMTEYAAYRSARAGIVNHGHCELMRNAAYFAVLPTLGPRPSGESGRVDDLERAIAAYKEYAVKGTTDPVLFHSGTKLEKVRVEVLNPKRSQISGLFSSYGDAMMSQEIDYDDVRDDTIVRANLLTVRITYFYEMRIPFANWLIHGWFMGFESLDKLRGLQFENQRLGGEASHRALEKLGANKGKTSRQKGDYKLISGLALDKRKYIIPLSANYSMRMQSNMMQKHVSPCAVDE
- a CDS encoding SDR family NAD(P)-dependent oxidoreductase produces the protein MKDAEVQTPPAEVPPPPSLDEVRRCTQLLESLVGDRRLLMAIPEEERIALLTAAGHVVHPDRETKVRLVKALRRERKEAKREHDRGLRAGTEIRSLRRSAVFTVPLLPPPPSEGPERLLEVARRCYVCKAEFRKLHFFYDSMCGACADFNYAKRTQRAPLSGQVALITGARVKIGYQASLMLLRSGARVIATTRFPKDAARRYLREPDFAEWSHRLHVHGLDLRHAPSVELFARHVEQTHHRLDILINNAAQTVRRPPGFYAHLLQGELLPVDELPVEARPLLAGHETCVAGLRPLLGEGTQALEPTWRSADPALGIHSSAALSLLPYALEQEGDTRALFPEGRLDADLQQVDLRQMNSWRMRLADVSTAEMLEVHLVNAVAPFILCGKLKPLMMRERSKPGHIVNVSAMEGSFSRGTKTDKHPHTNMAKAALNMMTLTSAPDYAKDGIFMNAVDTGWITDEDPAVFAERKQRETDFQPPLDIVDGAARVVDPVISSVNSGQYVWGNFFKDYRHTQW
- a CDS encoding glycosyl hydrolase, producing MKSLVASACITAFLLLGCGASPSNTGTPPDDTGTPPTGGDGGTQPVVTKSAKRGIAFDFAAPADLAAVAPGVSWWYNWSTRPHANIPSDYRARYGMDFIPMLWNGNFDAASTESFLKAHPEIQYLLLLNEPNLNDQARMSPQDAAKLWPRYESVAANTGVKLVGPAMNWGTLEGYSDPVVWLDAFYAAYRGANGNRAPRIDYLAFHWYDYGLAGQLDRLKKYGKPFWVTEFANCHSQKDGAQIDSVAKQKAQMADMVAVCESRDDVFRYAWFTGRWTNDPCFASLLGAPGTLTELGAHYLSLPHR
- a CDS encoding DEAD/DEAH box helicase, encoding MSVTAELLEAVREEARPDTWSAGMGLARAGAVSVQSVGEEEAVLRVRAAGRPAPLTTVLYPEDEIWECDCRGRVDPCEHVVAAAIVLHQSRTQAAAAPRPAARPMPAPNRLAPNRPAPAQAPAAQAAARPGTAPKPERMVYRFKRVDGGLQLERLLVRPDNTARLLARSLASLMANPVEAARIHVEPCDLLADKLLARPTKGALPPERLGALLRVLEPARTVIFDGALVSVSSEPLLPRVTVEDRGEQTVLKIEKDPRITEVVSAGVAVCGGALCPLGEQGLTGAWLESLPQEKVFSPAQMGDFTGKVLPDLARRMPVDVKSQRLPPIDRTLEPRISVELNQLDSGLSVLPTLVYGAPPSVRIDNGRMVYLKGAVPVRDEAAEQKLIHQLRDELNMVPGRRVTVQGKEAVQLADKLRRWRGDLTGDAARVVSPDVQLRPVLSVDAGATRDGVPQVGFSFDFQVEGAGDGAPRSVDAGAVMRAWEEGLGLVPLEGGGWAPLPTEWLKTHGQRVAELLSARGKDGRLANHAIPQLTGLCEALEHPPPPGLERLAPLVQGFEKLPDARLPEDLTATLRPYQLQGLSWLTFLRQAGLGGVLADDMGLGKTLQTICTLGPGSLVVAPTSVLPNWEAEVKRFRPSLKVSVYHGPGRVLDETADVTLTTYALLRLDAEVLGAKEWDTVVLDEAQAIKNPDSQVARAAYGLQAAFRVALSGTPIENRLEELWSLMHFTNQGLLGGRKEFEERWSRPVSDNQKGAAERLRARIRPFVLRRLKRDVAPELPPRTESVRHVTLSERERAVYDAVYAATREEVVSQLEEGGSVLKALEALLRLRQAACHPALVPGQQAKTSSKVEALIEALGTAVADGHKALVFSQWTSMLDLIEPALREAGIGFIRLDGSTANRGGVAERFQDPEGPPVMLISLKAGATGLNLTAADHVFLVDPWWNPSVEAQAADRAHRIGQQRPVMVYRLVSRGTVEEKILTLQEKKRALFESALGGASGGAAITRADLMQLLD